From the genome of Fusobacterium varium, one region includes:
- the rbsA_3 gene encoding Ribose import ATP-binding protein RbsA, producing the protein MSEKQKVQELSGGNQQKVCLAKAFTMDPEVLFVSEPTRGIDVGAKKLVLDTLKEYNSTKGTTIIITSSEIEELRSVCDRIAIINEGKVAGILPPTADILEFGKMMVGVLKEGNNE; encoded by the coding sequence ATGAGTGAGAAGCAGAAAGTTCAGGAATTAAGTGGAGGAAATCAGCAGAAAGTATGCCTTGCTAAAGCTTTTACTATGGATCCAGAAGTTTTGTTTGTTTCAGAACCTACAAGAGGAATAGATGTAGGAGCTAAAAAATTGGTTTTAGATACTTTAAAAGAATATAATTCAACTAAAGGAACAACTATAATAATAACTTCTTCTGAAATAGAAGAATTGAGAAGTGTATGTGATAGAATTGCAATAATAAATGAAGGAAAAGTGGCTGGAATACTACCACCTACAGCAGATATATTAGAATTTGGAAAAATGATGGTAGGAGTATTAAAGGAGGGAAATAATGAATAA